Proteins from a genomic interval of Thermosipho africanus Ob7:
- a CDS encoding Do family serine endopeptidase, producing MKKFSTILILGFVSLLIFSYVNPDYVSPVTKVVEEAAPAVVKVEATVYSTSYIDPFIEDFFKRWFGDIPKQYQQKGTSLGSGFIFDKEGYILTNFHVVDGAEEIKVSLLDGTEYKAEYIGGDKELDIAVLKINPKGSDLPVLEFGDSDKIKIGEWAIAIGNPLGFQHTVTLGVVSAVGRKIPKPDNSGYYTNLIQTDAAINPGNSGGPLLDIHGQVIGINTAIIAPSEAMNIGFAIPINTAKRFIDSIIKTGKVEKAYLGVYMQTVTDDLKKALGLKVSKGVYIAQVVKNSPAEKAGLKEGDVILEVENMSVSSAGELASIIHNYTPGSKIKIKIDRKGKEIEIEVILGRAEESFEEEVEAQEFAGIIVKDIDNADREKYQIPEEVNGVIVVKSKNGFIKEGYVIYKMAISGKTYKIENINDWNNTIKNVKKGDYVAFFYYYKGATGIFSFGY from the coding sequence GTGAAGAAATTTTCTACTATACTGATTTTAGGATTTGTTTCATTATTAATTTTTTCATACGTAAATCCTGATTATGTTAGTCCAGTTACAAAGGTAGTTGAAGAAGCTGCACCGGCAGTTGTAAAAGTTGAGGCAACAGTTTATTCAACCTCATATATTGATCCATTTATTGAAGATTTCTTTAAAAGGTGGTTTGGCGATATTCCAAAACAATATCAACAAAAAGGAACAAGTCTAGGTTCGGGTTTTATATTTGATAAAGAAGGTTACATTTTGACAAATTTCCATGTTGTGGATGGTGCTGAGGAAATTAAAGTGAGTTTATTGGATGGAACAGAATATAAAGCCGAATATATTGGTGGAGATAAAGAACTAGATATAGCAGTTTTAAAAATTAATCCCAAAGGTAGTGATTTACCTGTTCTAGAATTTGGTGACTCAGATAAAATAAAAATTGGTGAATGGGCAATTGCTATAGGTAATCCATTGGGGTTTCAACATACAGTAACTTTAGGAGTAGTTTCAGCTGTTGGTAGAAAAATACCAAAACCGGATAATTCTGGTTATTATACAAACTTAATTCAGACTGATGCTGCAATTAATCCTGGTAATAGTGGAGGGCCATTGTTAGATATTCATGGTCAAGTAATAGGTATAAATACTGCAATTATAGCACCTTCTGAAGCAATGAATATAGGTTTTGCAATTCCAATCAATACTGCAAAAAGATTTATTGATAGCATTATAAAAACAGGTAAAGTTGAAAAAGCTTATCTTGGAGTATACATGCAAACAGTGACGGATGATTTAAAGAAAGCTTTAGGATTAAAAGTTAGTAAAGGAGTTTACATAGCACAAGTCGTTAAGAATTCTCCGGCAGAAAAAGCAGGTTTGAAAGAGGGAGACGTTATACTAGAAGTTGAGAATATGTCAGTGTCTTCTGCAGGTGAACTTGCATCTATTATTCACAATTATACTCCAGGTTCAAAAATAAAAATAAAAATAGATAGAAAAGGTAAAGAAATAGAGATTGAAGTTATTTTAGGTAGAGCTGAGGAAAGCTTTGAAGAAGAGGTAGAAGCTCAGGAATTTGCAGGAATTATTGTAAAAGATATTGACAATGCAGATAGAGAAAAGTATCAGATACCTGAGGAAGTAAATGGTGTAATTGTAGTGAAAAGTAAAAATGGTTTTATAAAAGAAGGATATGTGATTTACAAAATGGCTATAAGTGGTAAAACATACAAGATTGAAAATATAAATGACTGGAATAATACAATAAAAAATGTTAAAAAAGGAGATTATGTTGCTTTCTTCTATTATTATAAAGGAGCTACAGGGATCTTTTCATTCGGATACTAA
- a CDS encoding tetratricopeptide repeat protein has product MKVEMMVKDKIITITDESPLYIMLRDLFYGGDWYNMKKDFNDKAFLNEIENLEFIEKNITILNDSFYSPIIWSELVSFFNEKNITPELFQHATVDGLYELSIEYADKDLLGDAKNILEFAIKVDKNFAPAYDFLGSIHIELGNIEEGIKFLNRAVEIDPWLVQSYSTLGEVYYNQGDYEKAISYWLKEIEYSPNDIFTYFMIADAYTRMKNYEKAANILNKLLEIDNNNIIAMYELSQIYREMGKTKEADMVEKEILNAKPIDPNGIEIWAKIKMKYNNYDEIVEVIEPMIDNTIDSLHLKALLVVPYIKLGKIEEARKYYEELKQNDFWYLFGKKEIFDKYLTKKEKELCGIF; this is encoded by the coding sequence ATGAAGGTTGAAATGATGGTAAAAGATAAAATTATTACAATAACTGATGAATCGCCATTGTATATTATGTTGAGAGATTTGTTTTATGGTGGAGATTGGTATAATATGAAAAAAGATTTTAATGACAAAGCATTTTTAAACGAGATCGAAAATCTAGAATTTATAGAGAAAAACATAACCATTTTGAATGACTCATTTTATTCGCCAATAATTTGGTCTGAGCTTGTTTCTTTCTTCAATGAAAAAAACATAACACCTGAACTTTTCCAACATGCGACTGTTGATGGACTTTATGAATTATCTATAGAATATGCTGATAAAGATCTACTAGGTGATGCTAAAAATATCTTAGAATTTGCTATTAAGGTTGACAAAAATTTTGCCCCGGCTTATGATTTTCTAGGAAGCATACATATTGAATTAGGAAATATTGAAGAAGGAATAAAATTTCTTAACAGGGCTGTTGAAATAGATCCTTGGCTCGTGCAATCATATTCAACATTAGGTGAAGTTTACTATAACCAAGGAGATTATGAAAAAGCTATAAGCTATTGGCTTAAAGAAATTGAATATTCTCCAAATGACATATTCACTTATTTCATGATTGCAGATGCATATACAAGAATGAAAAATTATGAAAAAGCTGCAAATATTCTAAATAAACTTTTAGAAATTGACAATAATAACATTATTGCGATGTATGAATTATCTCAAATTTACAGAGAAATGGGCAAAACTAAAGAGGCTGATATGGTTGAAAAAGAAATACTTAATGCAAAACCAATTGATCCAAATGGAATTGAAATATGGGCTAAAATAAAGATGAAATATAATAACTATGATGAAATTGTTGAAGTAATTGAACCAATGATTGATAATACAATTGATTCACTTCATCTAAAAGCATTATTAGTTGTTCCTTACATAAAATTGGGAAAAATAGAAGAGGCAAGAAAATATTATGAAGAACTCAAACAAAATGATTTTTGGTATTTGTTTGGTAAAAAGGAAATTTTTGATAAATATCTAACAAAAAAGGAGAAAGAACTTTGTGGTATTTTTTAA